From the genome of Yersinia enterocolitica, one region includes:
- the gloB gene encoding hydroxyacylglutathione hydrolase has translation MNLISIPAFQDNYIWLLANPQKHCVIVDPGESAPVLSALAQGQYTPQAILLTHHHNDHVGGVAQLHRHFPNIPVYGPQETANKGATVIVNGGDHLTIDGQNYTIIAVPGHTLGHIAYYSEPYLFCGDTLFSAGCGRLFEGTPEQMYASIQRLAQLPAETLICSAHEYTLANLKFARFILPADQDIATYQQQIMQLRAKNLPSLPVKLQLERKINVFLRCNDIDLQRKIGVISPPASLASVFSELRAQKDRF, from the coding sequence ATGAATCTTATCAGTATTCCGGCATTTCAAGACAATTACATTTGGTTATTGGCAAACCCACAAAAACACTGCGTTATTGTTGATCCGGGTGAATCAGCGCCGGTGCTGTCTGCACTGGCACAAGGCCAATACACTCCTCAGGCCATCCTGCTCACCCATCACCACAACGATCACGTCGGTGGTGTGGCACAATTACACCGCCATTTCCCCAATATTCCCGTCTATGGCCCGCAGGAAACAGCAAATAAAGGTGCGACAGTTATCGTAAATGGGGGTGATCACCTGACAATTGATGGTCAAAACTACACCATTATCGCCGTCCCTGGCCATACCCTTGGGCACATTGCATACTACAGCGAACCTTATCTTTTCTGCGGCGACACGCTTTTTTCTGCCGGCTGCGGCAGACTATTTGAAGGCACACCAGAGCAAATGTATGCGTCAATTCAACGGCTGGCGCAGCTTCCCGCTGAAACCTTAATTTGCAGCGCGCATGAATATACTCTCGCAAATCTTAAGTTTGCCCGTTTCATTTTGCCCGCAGATCAAGATATTGCTACATATCAACAACAAATCATGCAATTACGGGCAAAAAACCTACCTAGTTTGCCGGTAAAATTGCAATTAGAGCGTAAAATTAATGTTTTTTTACGTTGCAATGACATTGATTTACAAAGGAAAATAGGCGTTATCTCGCCACCAGCCTCACTTGCTTCAGTTTTTTCCGAATTACGCGCCCAGAAAGACCGCTTCTGA
- a CDS encoding class I SAM-dependent methyltransferase, whose amino-acid sequence MKPAQTHQQIDAPASWAELPWGEYYRAALEQQLQPWWPKLFGFHLLKIGQLSAEIASDKCAISHQVNVGEQGTNMQVLASPYQLPFAEKSVDACLLSHSLAYATDPHRILREADRVLIDDGWLIISNFNPMSVLGAGKLVPILRQRQPYISRMFTQMRLLDWLSLLNYEVMHMSCFHVLPWHKEGGRFISTHLHALGCVSLIVARKRTIPLTFNPMKFGARKPWFSRAVGATKSYRDQP is encoded by the coding sequence ATGAAACCAGCGCAAACACACCAACAGATCGATGCGCCTGCATCTTGGGCGGAGTTACCTTGGGGAGAGTATTATCGCGCAGCGCTCGAACAGCAATTACAACCTTGGTGGCCGAAGCTATTTGGTTTTCATCTGTTGAAAATAGGCCAGTTGAGTGCGGAAATCGCCAGCGATAAATGTGCTATCTCCCATCAGGTTAATGTGGGGGAACAAGGTACTAATATGCAGGTGCTGGCCAGCCCATACCAGTTACCTTTTGCTGAAAAGTCAGTGGACGCCTGTCTGTTATCTCATTCTTTAGCCTATGCCACTGACCCACATCGTATTTTGCGTGAAGCAGATAGGGTGCTTATTGATGACGGCTGGTTGATTATCAGTAACTTCAATCCGATGAGTGTGCTGGGTGCCGGCAAGCTGGTGCCAATATTACGCCAGCGGCAGCCTTATATTAGCCGAATGTTTACTCAGATGCGTTTGCTGGATTGGCTGAGTTTGCTGAATTATGAAGTTATGCATATGTCGTGCTTTCACGTTTTACCCTGGCATAAAGAAGGTGGGCGCTTTATCAGCACCCATCTACATGCGCTGGGGTGTGTCAGCCTGATTGTGGCCCGTAAGCGCACCATACCTTTGACATTTAATCCGATGAAGTTTGGTGCACGTAAGCCTTGGTTTAGCCGTGCGGTTGGCGCAACCAAAAGTTATCGCGACCAACCTTGA
- a CDS encoding ribonuclease HI, whose translation MTKQVEIFTDGSCLGNPGPGGYGAIMRYKQHEKTFSAGYRLTTNNRMELMAAIVALEALTSPCHVTLSTDSQYVRQGITQWIHNWKKRGWKTTDRKPVRNVDLWQRLDLAIQGHTVQWEWVKGHAGHPENERCDELARLAANSPTQDDIGYIPN comes from the coding sequence ATGACTAAACAGGTAGAAATTTTCACCGACGGATCTTGCCTTGGCAATCCTGGCCCCGGTGGTTATGGCGCAATTATGCGTTACAAACAACATGAAAAGACCTTTAGTGCTGGCTACCGTTTGACAACCAACAACCGTATGGAGTTGATGGCTGCTATCGTCGCCTTGGAGGCATTGACATCACCTTGCCACGTGACGCTCAGCACTGACAGCCAATACGTGCGTCAGGGCATCACACAATGGATCCACAACTGGAAAAAGCGCGGGTGGAAAACCACAGACCGCAAACCGGTACGTAACGTCGATTTATGGCAACGGCTGGATCTGGCAATCCAAGGCCATACCGTACAATGGGAATGGGTTAAAGGCCATGCTGGCCATCCTGAAAATGAGCGCTGCGATGAACTGGCACGTCTTGCGGCCAATTCACCGACACAAGACGATATTGGTTATATCCCCAACTAA
- a CDS encoding DNA polymerase III subunit epsilon — protein MQVTPTRQIVLDTETTGMNKLGVHYEGHRIIEIGAVEVINRRLTGRNFHVYVKPDRLVDPEAYGVHGISDEFLADKPTFADITPEFLEFIRGAELVIHNAAFDIGFMDYEFRMLQQDIPKTETFCTITDSLLLARRLFPGKRNNLDALCDRYLIDNTKRTLHGALLDAEILAEVYLAMTGGQTSLSFSMEGDQSQNDSSENIQRITRPASALKVIYAAEEELSAHESRLDLVMKKGGSCLWRMPLESEDSANAE, from the coding sequence ATGCAAGTTACCCCGACCAGACAGATTGTTCTGGATACTGAAACCACTGGTATGAATAAGCTGGGCGTTCATTATGAAGGCCATCGGATTATTGAGATCGGTGCTGTTGAAGTGATCAACCGCCGTCTGACCGGCAGAAACTTCCATGTGTATGTGAAACCGGACCGTCTGGTCGACCCAGAGGCCTACGGTGTCCATGGTATCAGTGATGAGTTTCTGGCCGATAAACCCACATTTGCTGATATTACACCGGAGTTTCTCGAGTTTATCCGTGGTGCTGAGCTAGTCATTCATAATGCGGCGTTTGATATCGGCTTTATGGATTACGAGTTCCGTATGTTGCAGCAGGATATTCCGAAAACGGAAACCTTCTGTACCATCACCGATAGCCTGTTATTGGCGCGCCGCCTGTTCCCCGGCAAGCGTAATAACCTTGATGCGTTATGCGATCGCTATCTGATAGATAATACCAAGCGAACGTTGCACGGCGCATTACTCGATGCCGAAATTCTGGCAGAAGTTTATCTGGCGATGACCGGCGGCCAGACGTCTCTGTCTTTCTCTATGGAAGGTGATCAGTCGCAGAATGATTCTTCTGAAAATATCCAGCGTATTACCCGGCCAGCATCTGCGTTGAAAGTAATTTATGCGGCTGAAGAGGAGTTGTCAGCCCATGAATCGCGTCTGGATTTGGTGATGAAGAAGGGCGGCAGTTGTTTGTGGCGGATGCCGCTTGAATCGGAAGATAGTGCAAATGCAGAATAA
- a CDS encoding proline/glycine betaine ABC transporter substrate-binding protein ProX has protein sequence MRSTGIWALALTTLISTQLSAAELPGKGITVQPLQSTISEETFQTSLVNKALEKLGYDVQPTKEVDYNVAYSTIGAGDATYLAVNWEPLHNDQYNAAGGDAKFYRQGNYIEGLAQGYLIDKKTADKYHITNIEQLKDPKIAKLFDANNDGKADLTGCNPGWGCEAPINHQIKAYGLSDTVIHNQGNYAAMIADTITRYKEGKPILYYTWTPYWVSDVLVPGRDVVWLQVPFSSLPDKTIDTKLSNGANYGFPPSVMHIVANKKWAEANPAAAKLFSIMKLSINDVNAQNMRMHAGESSDADIERHVNGWIQAHQATFDGWVKTAAQAGNAKATQ, from the coding sequence ATGCGTTCGACAGGAATCTGGGCCTTGGCCCTCACCACACTGATCAGCACTCAGTTATCCGCCGCAGAATTACCGGGCAAAGGCATCACTGTCCAGCCGCTGCAAAGTACCATTTCGGAAGAGACCTTCCAGACCTCTCTGGTCAATAAAGCCTTGGAAAAACTCGGTTACGATGTCCAACCGACCAAAGAAGTAGATTACAACGTCGCGTATTCAACTATCGGCGCAGGTGATGCCACCTATCTGGCGGTAAACTGGGAACCACTGCATAACGACCAATATAATGCTGCCGGTGGCGATGCCAAATTTTATCGTCAGGGTAACTATATTGAAGGATTGGCACAGGGTTATCTGATCGATAAAAAAACCGCTGATAAATACCACATTACCAATATTGAGCAGCTAAAAGATCCGAAAATCGCCAAATTGTTTGATGCTAATAACGATGGTAAAGCCGATCTAACCGGCTGTAACCCAGGTTGGGGCTGTGAAGCGCCGATAAATCATCAGATCAAAGCTTATGGTCTGAGCGATACCGTTATCCATAATCAGGGTAACTATGCCGCGATGATTGCCGATACGATTACACGTTACAAAGAAGGCAAACCAATCCTGTATTACACCTGGACACCTTATTGGGTCAGTGATGTATTGGTGCCGGGCCGTGACGTAGTATGGTTGCAGGTTCCATTCTCTTCCCTGCCAGATAAAACTATCGACACCAAGCTGTCTAACGGTGCGAACTACGGCTTCCCACCGAGTGTGATGCATATCGTGGCTAACAAAAAATGGGCTGAAGCTAACCCGGCCGCCGCTAAGCTGTTCTCTATCATGAAATTATCGATTAATGATGTGAATGCTCAGAACATGCGGATGCACGCGGGTGAATCGTCAGATGCCGATATTGAACGTCATGTGAATGGTTGGATTCAGGCCCATCAGGCCACCTTTGATGGTTGGGTAAAAACAGCCGCGCAAGCAGGTAATGCGAAAGCTACGCAGTAA
- a CDS encoding proline/glycine betaine ABC transporter permease ProW, whose product MSDPIQSSTPVDSNPWATDAAASAAPAATDTAPQTLSAAVDPWGASMAEGSHAASSTSHEVASQAVQSTATQSTDWLNSTPAAAPEHFSLMDPFHNTWVPLDSWVTHGIDWVVLHFRPLFQGIRVPVDFILSGFQHLLLGMPAPIAILVFALIAWQFSTLGMGVATLISLVAIGAIGAWSQAMVTLALVLTSLFFCILIGLPMGIWLARSNNAARIIRPLLDAMQTTPAFVYLVPIVMLFGIGNVPGVVVTIIFALPPIVRLTILGIKQVPEDLIEAAESFGANPRQLLFKVQLPLAMPTIMAGVNQTLMLALSMVVIASMIAVGGLGQMVLRGIGRLDMGLAAVGGVGIVILAIILDRLTQSLGRDRRTKGIGLWYTAGPIGLITKPFRNTK is encoded by the coding sequence ATGAGTGATCCAATTCAAAGCAGTACCCCCGTAGACAGTAATCCTTGGGCGACGGATGCGGCAGCTTCAGCAGCACCGGCGGCAACAGATACCGCCCCTCAGACACTGTCAGCCGCTGTTGACCCGTGGGGAGCGAGCATGGCTGAGGGTAGCCATGCCGCCAGCAGTACCAGCCATGAGGTTGCTTCTCAGGCCGTTCAGAGCACTGCGACACAAAGTACCGATTGGTTGAATAGTACTCCGGCCGCTGCTCCCGAGCATTTCAGTCTGATGGATCCGTTTCATAACACCTGGGTGCCACTGGATTCCTGGGTCACCCACGGTATCGACTGGGTTGTGCTGCATTTTCGCCCCCTGTTCCAGGGCATTCGCGTGCCGGTTGATTTTATTCTCAGTGGCTTTCAGCACCTACTACTGGGTATGCCAGCACCGATCGCCATTCTGGTTTTCGCGCTGATCGCCTGGCAGTTCTCCACCTTAGGAATGGGCGTAGCAACCCTGATATCACTGGTTGCTATTGGCGCTATCGGTGCGTGGTCACAAGCAATGGTGACACTGGCGCTGGTTCTGACTTCGCTGTTCTTCTGTATTCTTATCGGGCTACCGATGGGGATATGGCTGGCACGCAGTAATAATGCCGCACGTATAATTCGGCCGTTACTGGATGCCATGCAGACTACACCGGCATTCGTTTATCTGGTGCCCATCGTCATGCTGTTCGGTATCGGTAACGTCCCCGGCGTGGTCGTGACCATCATCTTTGCTCTGCCACCCATTGTTCGTCTGACCATTTTGGGCATCAAACAGGTACCAGAAGATCTTATCGAAGCCGCTGAATCCTTTGGTGCCAATCCACGCCAATTACTGTTCAAAGTGCAGTTACCGCTGGCGATGCCAACCATCATGGCGGGTGTGAACCAAACCCTGATGCTGGCACTGTCGATGGTAGTCATCGCCTCGATGATTGCTGTAGGGGGCTTAGGTCAAATGGTACTGCGCGGTATTGGCCGCCTTGATATGGGGCTGGCCGCAGTCGGCGGTGTCGGTATTGTGATTCTGGCGATCATCCTTGACCGCCTGACCCAATCATTAGGCCGCGATCGCCGTACCAAAGGCATTGGCCTCTGGTATACAGCCGGCCCGATTGGTCTTATCACCAAACCTTTTAGAAATACTAAGTAA
- a CDS encoding proline/glycine betaine ABC transporter ATP-binding protein ProV, with amino-acid sequence MAIKLEVKNLYKIFGEHPERAFKLLESGKNKEQIFAKTGLSVGVKDANLAIEEGEIFVIMGLSGSGKSTLVRLLNRLIEPTRGEVLIDGEDIAKISDSALRTVRRNKISMVFQSFALMPHLNVLDNTAFGMELAGVPLQERHDKALEALRQVSLESYAHSYPDELSGGMRQRVGLARAMANNPDILLMDEAFSALDPLIRTEMQDELVKLQAKHQRTIVFISHDLDEAMRIGDRIAIMQGGEVVQVGTPDEILNNPANDYVRTFFRGVDISHVFSAKDIARRRPVSLIRKTPGFGPRSALKLLQDEDRDYGYVLERGQKFIGVVSIDSLKKALAESQSLDSALLADPAPVPADMPLSELISLVAQAPCAVPVVGEDNSYIGIISKAMLLQALDKETPNE; translated from the coding sequence ATGGCAATTAAACTCGAAGTAAAGAATCTATATAAAATATTTGGTGAGCATCCAGAACGGGCTTTTAAGCTGCTTGAATCAGGTAAGAATAAAGAGCAGATATTTGCCAAAACTGGTTTGTCCGTTGGCGTTAAAGATGCCAATCTGGCCATTGAAGAAGGCGAGATATTCGTCATCATGGGGTTATCCGGTTCTGGTAAATCCACCCTGGTACGCCTTCTCAATCGTCTGATAGAACCCACCCGTGGAGAAGTACTGATCGATGGCGAAGATATTGCCAAAATATCTGATAGTGCCCTGCGCACCGTACGCCGTAATAAGATCAGTATGGTCTTTCAGTCCTTTGCATTAATGCCCCATTTGAATGTTCTCGATAACACCGCATTCGGTATGGAGCTGGCTGGCGTCCCTTTGCAGGAACGTCACGACAAAGCGCTGGAAGCACTGCGTCAGGTGAGTCTGGAAAGCTACGCCCACTCCTACCCCGATGAACTTTCCGGCGGGATGCGTCAGCGCGTCGGTTTAGCCCGGGCGATGGCCAATAACCCTGACATCTTATTAATGGATGAGGCCTTTTCAGCGCTAGACCCCTTAATACGTACAGAAATGCAAGATGAGCTGGTCAAATTACAGGCCAAACATCAAAGGACCATTGTCTTTATCTCTCATGATTTGGATGAAGCCATGCGCATTGGTGATCGTATCGCCATTATGCAGGGCGGCGAAGTAGTACAGGTCGGCACCCCGGATGAAATACTGAATAATCCGGCTAATGACTATGTGCGCACCTTCTTCCGTGGCGTCGATATCAGCCACGTCTTTAGTGCCAAGGATATCGCGCGCCGTCGCCCGGTATCATTAATTCGTAAAACTCCGGGTTTCGGCCCTCGTTCAGCGTTAAAACTGCTTCAAGATGAAGACCGCGATTATGGCTATGTGCTGGAACGCGGGCAGAAGTTTATTGGCGTGGTATCGATAGATTCACTGAAAAAAGCCTTGGCGGAGAGCCAGTCGCTGGATAGTGCCTTACTGGCCGATCCAGCGCCGGTTCCCGCAGATATGCCCCTCAGTGAGTTGATTTCACTGGTTGCCCAGGCCCCGTGTGCGGTCCCTGTGGTCGGTGAAGACAACAGTTATATCGGTATTATTTCCAAAGCCATGCTGTTGCAGGCTTTAGATAAGGAGACGCCAAATGAGTGA
- the nrdF gene encoding class 1b ribonucleoside-diphosphate reductase subunit beta has protein sequence MNAVKPITHVSAINWNKIEDDKDLEVWNRLTANFWLPEKVPLSNDIPSWATLTPNEQQLTIRVFTGLTLLDTIQNTLGAPALIKDAITPHEEAVFSNISFMEAVHARSYSSIFSTLCMTSDVDDAYRWSEENDPLQNKANIILQHYHNDDPLKKKIASVFLESFLFYSGFYLPMYWSSRAKLTNTADLIRLIIRDEAVHGYYIGYKFQKGLEKVDNSRRQEIKNFAFDLLQDLYDNEVRYTEDLYDKVGWTEDVKKFLHYNANKALMNLGYEALFPTSQAAVSPAILAALSPNADENHDFFSGSGSSYVIGKAVNTEDEDWDF, from the coding sequence ATGAACGCAGTAAAACCGATAACACACGTCAGTGCCATTAACTGGAATAAGATTGAAGACGATAAAGACCTAGAAGTATGGAACCGCCTGACAGCTAATTTCTGGTTGCCGGAAAAAGTCCCACTATCAAATGACATTCCCTCTTGGGCAACGCTGACACCTAATGAACAACAGCTTACGATTCGGGTTTTTACCGGCCTGACACTGCTGGATACTATTCAGAATACATTGGGTGCGCCGGCACTGATTAAAGATGCCATTACCCCTCATGAGGAAGCGGTATTCTCAAATATCAGCTTTATGGAGGCGGTCCATGCTCGCTCTTATAGCTCTATTTTTTCTACTCTTTGCATGACATCTGATGTGGACGATGCCTATCGCTGGAGTGAAGAGAATGACCCACTACAAAATAAAGCCAATATTATCTTACAGCACTATCATAATGATGACCCACTGAAGAAAAAGATAGCCAGTGTATTTCTGGAATCATTTTTATTCTATTCCGGTTTCTATTTACCGATGTATTGGTCCAGCCGGGCAAAATTAACCAACACTGCCGATCTTATTCGATTAATCATCCGTGACGAGGCAGTACATGGTTATTATATCGGCTACAAATTTCAGAAAGGGTTGGAGAAAGTCGACAATAGTCGCCGCCAGGAAATAAAGAACTTTGCCTTCGATCTGCTGCAAGACTTATATGACAATGAGGTGCGTTACACCGAGGATCTGTATGATAAGGTTGGCTGGACCGAAGATGTCAAAAAGTTCCTTCATTATAATGCTAATAAAGCATTAATGAATTTAGGTTATGAAGCCTTATTCCCTACCAGTCAGGCAGCAGTCAGTCCGGCCATTCTGGCGGCATTATCACCAAATGCAGACGAGAATCACGATTTCTTCTCCGGTTCTGGCTCCTCTTATGTGATTGGTAAGGCAGTCAACACCGAAGACGAAGATTGGGATTTTTAA
- a CDS encoding class 1b ribonucleoside-diphosphate reductase subunit alpha (Catalyzes the rate-limiting step in dNTP synthesis) — MATTELNITDPSSSELDYHSLNAMLNLYDADGRIQFDKDRLAARQYFLQHVNQNTVFFHNLQEKLDYLVEEGYYEKEVLAQYDFSFIKSLFQQAYSKKFRFPTFLGAFKYYTSYTLKTFDGKRYLERYEDRVCMVALTLAAGDPTLAQELVEEIISGRFQPATPTFLNCGKKQRGELVSCFLLRIEDNMESIGRSINSALQLSKRGGGVAFLLSNIREVGAPIKRIENQSSGVIPIMKMLEDAFSYANQLGARQGAGAVYLHAHHPDILRFLDTKRENADEKVRIKTLSLGVVIPDITFELAKNNEEMYLFSPYDVEQVYGLPMSEISISEKYREMVNDKRIHKSKIKAREFFQILAEIQFESGYPYMMFEDTVNRANPIKGRINMSNLCSEILQVNSPTEYNDDLSYRHIGKDISCNLGSMNIAHTMDSPDFGKSIETAIRGLTAVSDMSNIRSVPSIEKGNQESHAIGLGQMNLHGYLARERIFYGSEEALDFTNIYFYSVVYHAIRASNQLAIERGHHFKGFDESDYASGTYFTKYIEQSWLPKTAKVQALFAQAAIVLPDQQDWAALRQSVMEHGIYNQNLQAVPPTGSISYINHSTSSIHPIVSPIEIRKEGKIGRVYYPAPYMTNDNLEYYQDAYQIGPEKIIDTYAEATQHVDQGLSLTLFFRDTASTRDINKAQIYAWKKGIKTIYYIRLRQMALEGTEVEGCVSCSL, encoded by the coding sequence TTGGCAACGACAGAACTGAATATCACTGATCCATCCAGTAGCGAGCTTGACTATCACTCACTGAATGCGATGCTAAACCTCTATGATGCTGATGGACGTATCCAGTTTGATAAAGACCGGTTGGCGGCACGTCAATATTTCTTGCAACACGTCAATCAAAACACCGTGTTCTTCCACAATTTGCAAGAAAAACTCGATTATCTGGTCGAAGAAGGATATTACGAGAAAGAGGTGCTGGCTCAGTACGATTTCAGCTTTATCAAAAGCTTATTCCAGCAGGCCTATAGCAAAAAATTTCGTTTTCCCACTTTCCTTGGCGCCTTTAAATATTACACCAGCTATACCCTGAAAACCTTTGATGGCAAACGTTATCTGGAACGCTACGAAGACCGTGTTTGCATGGTGGCGCTGACACTGGCAGCAGGTGACCCGACACTGGCGCAAGAACTGGTAGAAGAGATAATCTCTGGTCGATTCCAACCGGCCACCCCGACATTCCTCAATTGTGGTAAAAAACAGCGTGGTGAGCTTGTCTCCTGCTTCTTGTTACGCATTGAAGATAATATGGAATCAATTGGCCGCTCCATTAACTCAGCGCTGCAATTGTCCAAGCGTGGCGGCGGGGTCGCTTTCCTGCTAAGTAATATTCGTGAAGTCGGTGCGCCAATCAAACGGATTGAAAACCAATCCTCCGGCGTCATCCCTATCATGAAAATGCTGGAAGATGCCTTTTCTTATGCTAACCAGTTGGGCGCACGGCAAGGTGCGGGGGCAGTATATCTCCATGCCCATCATCCCGATATTTTACGTTTTCTGGATACCAAACGCGAAAACGCCGATGAAAAAGTTCGTATAAAAACCCTCTCATTAGGTGTGGTTATCCCGGATATTACCTTTGAGTTGGCGAAGAATAACGAAGAAATGTACCTGTTCTCTCCTTACGATGTAGAACAGGTTTACGGTTTACCGATGTCAGAAATCAGCATCAGCGAAAAATACCGCGAGATGGTCAATGACAAGCGCATCCATAAAAGCAAAATCAAGGCACGCGAGTTCTTCCAGATTCTAGCCGAGATCCAGTTTGAATCCGGCTATCCCTACATGATGTTTGAGGACACAGTTAATCGCGCCAATCCGATTAAAGGTCGAATCAATATGAGTAACCTGTGCTCAGAAATTTTGCAGGTTAATTCACCAACCGAATACAATGACGATCTTAGCTATCGCCATATCGGTAAAGATATCTCTTGTAACCTTGGTTCGATGAATATCGCGCATACCATGGATTCACCAGACTTTGGCAAATCGATTGAAACCGCTATTCGTGGGCTGACTGCCGTCTCCGATATGAGCAATATCCGCTCAGTACCTTCTATCGAGAAAGGTAATCAAGAATCCCATGCCATTGGCTTGGGGCAGATGAATCTGCACGGTTATCTGGCCCGCGAGCGTATTTTCTACGGCTCTGAAGAGGCGCTCGATTTTACTAATATCTACTTTTATAGCGTGGTATATCACGCCATCCGCGCCTCGAACCAACTGGCAATAGAACGAGGCCACCACTTTAAAGGCTTTGATGAGTCAGATTATGCCTCGGGTACTTATTTCACAAAATATATCGAGCAGAGCTGGCTGCCTAAAACCGCCAAAGTACAGGCACTATTTGCTCAGGCAGCTATTGTACTGCCCGACCAGCAAGATTGGGCCGCGTTACGCCAATCAGTGATGGAACACGGTATTTATAACCAGAACTTGCAGGCGGTGCCGCCTACCGGTTCTATTTCCTATATCAATCACTCGACATCGAGCATTCACCCGATTGTCTCACCGATTGAGATTCGTAAAGAAGGCAAGATTGGCCGAGTCTATTATCCCGCACCTTATATGACTAACGATAACCTTGAATATTATCAGGATGCTTATCAGATAGGGCCGGAGAAAATTATCGATACCTACGCTGAGGCAACACAGCATGTCGATCAAGGGCTATCACTGACCCTGTTCTTCCGTGATACCGCCAGTACCCGCGATATTAATAAAGCGCAAATTTATGCCTGGAAGAAAGGGATTAAGACCATTTATTACATCCGGCTGCGTCAGATGGCGCTTGAAGGCACTGAAGTCGAAGGTTGTGTTTCTTGCTCGCTGTAA
- a CDS encoding class Ib ribonucleoside-diphosphate reductase assembly flavoprotein NrdI codes for MNPLVYFSSSSENTHRFVEKLALPAIRIPIAGARGKLQLEQPYILLVPSYGGGSTIGAVPIQVIRFLNDPHNRSLIRGVIAAGNTNFGDAYCLAGKIISQKCQVPYLYRFELLGTAEDVANVRKGVTEFWQRQN; via the coding sequence ATGAATCCGCTGGTCTATTTTTCCAGCTCTTCGGAGAACACTCACCGTTTTGTCGAAAAGTTAGCACTCCCGGCAATACGCATCCCCATTGCCGGTGCGCGAGGGAAACTACAACTTGAGCAACCCTATATTTTATTAGTACCCAGCTATGGCGGCGGCAGCACGATAGGAGCAGTACCGATACAGGTTATTCGATTTCTAAATGATCCACACAACCGTTCATTGATCCGCGGCGTTATTGCGGCGGGTAACACTAATTTTGGCGACGCCTATTGCCTGGCAGGGAAAATCATCTCCCAAAAATGTCAGGTTCCTTATCTGTATCGCTTTGAACTACTGGGTACAGCAGAAGATGTGGCTAACGTGCGCAAGGGAGTAACTGAATTTTGGCAACGACAGAACTGA
- a CDS encoding glutaredoxin-like protein NrdH gives MSIIIYSKPDCVQCNATYRAFDKQGISYQTIDLTADLQALNHVKSLGYQQVPVIIAGNEHWSGFRPDKINALVQAVSA, from the coding sequence ATGAGTATTATTATTTACAGTAAACCTGATTGTGTCCAGTGCAATGCCACTTACCGAGCATTCGACAAACAAGGAATATCCTATCAAACAATTGATTTAACAGCAGATTTGCAAGCATTAAATCATGTGAAATCTCTTGGTTATCAGCAGGTGCCAGTGATTATTGCCGGCAATGAACATTGGTCCGGCTTCCGCCCTGACAAAATTAACGCACTGGTTCAGGCCGTCAGTGCCTGA
- a CDS encoding carboxymuconolactone decarboxylase family protein has protein sequence MVEQRLYFSELSPTTYKALVNASLSLDKSSLPKALIEMIFMRVSQINGCAFCLNMHGKFLRENGFDNAKMDVIAGWRLSNAFTEAERAALDWAEAVTYITTSGTPDNIFDALKVHFTDAEISDLTFAISIMNAFNRLAVSLRQ, from the coding sequence ATGGTTGAACAACGTCTTTATTTTTCCGAACTTTCACCTACAACCTATAAAGCACTGGTTAATGCGTCTCTCTCGTTAGATAAGAGTTCATTACCTAAGGCATTGATAGAAATGATTTTTATGCGGGTATCACAAATCAACGGCTGCGCATTCTGCTTGAATATGCACGGTAAATTCTTGCGTGAGAACGGTTTTGATAATGCCAAAATGGATGTGATAGCTGGCTGGCGACTCAGTAATGCATTTACTGAAGCAGAAAGAGCAGCATTAGACTGGGCAGAAGCGGTGACTTACATCACCACCAGTGGCACACCTGATAATATCTTCGACGCCTTAAAAGTACATTTTACCGATGCTGAAATTTCCGATTTAACTTTTGCTATCAGTATCATGAATGCCTTTAACCGCTTAGCCGTCAGCCTGCGCCAGTAA